The DNA sequence GCCGAGATTCGACCAGAGCTGCTTCTCACGGCGTTTGACGTTGTGGCGGATGACCGCGTTCGCCGCATTGAGGATGGTCACGGTGGACCGGTAATTCTGGTCGAGGGTGACAATCGTCGCTTCGGGGAAATCTCGCTCGAATTCGAGCAGGTTGCGCACATCGGCGCCGCGCCAGCCGTAGATCGATTGATCGTCGTCGCCGACTACGAACAGGTTGCGGTGCTTCTCCACCAAGAGCCGGAGCAACTCATACTGCACGCGGTTCGTGTCCTGGTATTCGTCGACCATGACGTAGTGGAAGCGCTGCTGGTACGCGGCGAGAATACGCGGATGTTCGCGCCACAGTTGCAGCGTCATCAGCAGGAGGTCGTCGAAATCGAGGCTGTTCGCCGCCCGCAACGCCGACTGATACCGCTCGAACACGTCCGGAAGATGCTGCCGGTACTTCTCCTGCGTTGCCGGGACCTTCTGTTTCGCCTTAGGCCGCGCTTTCCCGAGCGCGGTGCCCGAGTTTTTGTGGAGGCTGATGGCCGCTTGGAACAGCGCCGGGCTGAATGTTTCGCCGCGGTCCGCGTCTTCGAGCACGCGCCGCAGCAGAATGCGCCCGTCGCTTTCCGTCGCGATTGTGAATGTGCGCCGGTAGCCGACCTGGTCGGCGTGCTCGCGCAGCACCCGCACGCAGAAGGAGTGAAAGGTCGCGATCGTGATCCGCGCCGCCCGTTCTTGCCCGACCACCTTTGCGACGCGTTCGCGCATCTCGTCCGCCGCCTTGTTCGTGAACGTTACGGCGAGGATGGACGCCGGCGCGCCGCGGCCCGATGCGAGCAGGTGCGCGATGCGTTGCGTGATAACGCGCGTCTTGCCGCTACCCGCGCCTGCCAGCACGAGTACCGGCCCTTCCGTCTGCAACACGGCTTCCCGCTGACGCGGATTCAACCCGTGAAGATGTGCGGTATCGTCGGGCACGAGAGAGTCTTTCGAAAGTTGTAACCGCTGCGCAAAGCGCGGGATTGTAGCAGGAGGGGGCAGCGGCGCCGCAATGTCCGTGCCGCGTCTCAGCCCCGCATCGACAGAATCAGGTCGAGGCCGTCTTCGACGCCGCGCATGGGCGTCCGTAGCGCGCGCCGCGCTTTTGCATTGCTCAGCGACACATCGCGCGGGCGCGGCGCGCGTCCTGGAAGGAGCACCGGGTCGTTGGGCACAACCCAATCCTCCGGATAACCCAGCCGCTTCGCGATGCGCCGCACGAGGTCGCAGCGGTTCAGAATATCGTTGCCTGAGAGATGAATGAATCCCGTGAAATCGTTGCCGGCCAGTTCCAGAAGCGCGCGGCCAAGCGTTACGACATCGACCGGGGAGCGAACCTCGACCGGCGGCACCCCGACCGCCTCACCCTTCTCCCACTTCGCAAGCATACGCGACAGGAAGGAGTTTCCCGCGCCGCCGAGAGGCAGGCCCATGACGATCGAGACCCGGGCGATGACCCATGGAACCGCGAGCGCGCTCGTGATTTCCTCGCCCATCACTTTCGTGCGCCCGTAGAAATTCGCCGGGACCGGCCTGTCTTCTTCCGCGTAGGGGCCATGCTCGCCGTCAAACGCGTTGTCCGTGGACAGATAGAGGAACCGCGCGCCAAGTTCCACCGCGAGCGCGGCCATGCGCCGCGTCCATTCGACGTTCACGCGCAGCGCCTCGTCGCGGTGCGCCTCGCAGAAATCAATGTCTGCGATGGCTGCCGCGTGCATGATCACGTCCGGCGCGATGCCGCGTACCGCCCGGTCCAGCGCGTCGAAATTCAGCGGATCGAGCGCGTGCCAACGGACGTTGTCGCGCTCCAGCGGCGCGCCGCCCCGGGTCAGCGCATGCGCTTCCCATTCGGGCCCGGCCTGTGCAACCACGCTGCCACCGACAAACCCGCCTGCGCCCGTGAGTAACAATCGCATCTGATTTGCACCTCCTTACGCGTGCTTCCTCGAAACGGAGCATAACCCAGACGCGCGCTCCGGCAAAAGCGGCCGTAGACGCAAGGCAAGCGGGCAGGCGTCCCCGACCTGCCCCGGCCTGCCGCGGCGGGAAGCCAAGGACGCGCGCACAGGCGCCCGCCGTGACACGCCTGCCGCCGGCCGCTGGTTCGCCATAGTCGCGGCGCGTTGCCGTGCGGGCTATAATGGGGGCCTGAAACTGGGGAACGTGCAAGGAGGGGCAAGGTCATGTTACGAGGAGTCAATCAGTGGGCATTCCCCGCCGGCATGCCGCCGGAGAAGGCAATGAGTCTTGCCGCCGAGGCGGGTCTCGAGGCCTTTGAGATCTGTCTGGGCGAGGATGGTCCCACGCCTATCGCCATTGCAGAGGACGAACTCGTCGCGCTGCGGAGGCACGCGGACAAGCTGAACCTCCGGCTGGGCAGCATCGCCACGGGGCTGGGCTGGACGTATCCGCTGACTTCGCCGGACCCGGCCATCCGTGAGCGGGGCAAGGCCACAGTCGAGCGCATGTTGCGCGCCGCTTATGCCGTCGGCGCGGATGCGGTGCTGGTGGTGCCGGGTGTCGTGGACGGGCAGACCGCGTATGACGAGGCCCTGGAACGGGCACTGGATGCGATTCAGGACCTGGCCCCGCTGGCGGAGCAGTTGCAGGTGTGCATCGCCGTGGAGAACGTCTGGAACAAGTTCCTGCTGAGCCCGGTGGAGATGCGCGATTTCATCGACCAGTTCGAAAGCCCCTGCGTGGGAGCCTATGTGGACGTAGGGAACATGCTGGTCTACGGGTATCCGGAACAGTGGCTGCGCATCCTGGGCCGGCGCGTGTGCAAGGTTCACATGAAGGATTTCCGGCTCCCGGTCGCGGACATCAACGGCTTTGTCATGCTGCTCGAAGGCGATGTAAACTGGCCTGCGGTGATGGCGGCATTGCGGGCCATCGGTTATGACGGACCGCTCACGGCCGAATACGGGCCGTATGAGCACGGCGTGGAGGCGACCCTGCGGCATATCAACATCGCATTGGAGGCTATTCTGGAGCTGTAAGGGCAACGCAAACGTCTTCCATGCGGCTTGAGGTTACGCGGCGCACGCGGCTGCGCCGCGCACGGAAAAGGAGAACGCCATGAATTTGGCAATCGTAGGATGCGGTGGCATCGGACGCCTGCACGCGGAAATGGCCACGCGCGCCGGCTTGAAGATCGTCGCGTGTACCGACAAGGACCCGGACGCCGCGAAGGCGCTTGGGCGTCAGTACAATGCGTCGGCGTCCACGGACATGGACGGAGTCATTCGCCGGCCAGACGTGGATATCGTCCTCGTTACGACGCCGACGCCGCGCCATTCGGGCGCGGTGACCGATGCGGCGAAGGCGGGCAAGCACATTTTCTGCGAGAAGCCGTTTGCAAGCACGGTGCAGCAGTGCCGGGCGGCCATCGCGGCGGCCAAGAAAGCGCGCGTGAAGCTGTTCGTCGGTCACGTGGTCCGCTACTTTCACGAGTTTGAAACGATCCGGGCGGAAATCCGCGCAGGCAAAATCGGGACGCCCGGCTTCGCGAAGCTCTACCGGGGCGGCTTCTATCCCGGCGGCCCCACGAGCTGGTTCCGCGACTATGCGCAGAGCGGGGGCGTGACCTTCGATTGCATGATCCACGACCTGGACTGGGTCCGTTACATGTTCGGCGAGCCGGAGCGCATCTTCTGCCAGGCGTTGCGGCGGTCGGAACCGGAGAAGCTTGATTATTCGCAAGTCACGATGAAAATGAAGAATGGGATGCTCGCTCTTGTCATTGGCACGTGGGCCCATCCGGCGGGGTTCCAGGTCAAGGTGGAGGTCTGCGGCAGCGGCGGCGCGATTCAATTCGACAGCAAGGTGAGCTCATTGAGCGCGATGAAACGCGAGGTCAAGGGCGCCGCGCCGACCATGGTGGTGCCGTCCAGCGCCGAGGACGTCAGTCCGTACCAGCTCGAATGGGAGGATTTCATTGGCTGGATCGAGGGGAAGCACGAGCCGCGGGTTACCGCCGAAGACGCGGTGCGCGCGGTCGAGATAGCCCTCGCCGCGCTGAAATCCGCCGATACCGGGAAACCCGTGGAATTGTGAAGCTACCGGCGCGCGGGCCGCGCGCGTCGAGGAGATTGCGACCATGCGGAAAACGAAGATTGGAATCATGAGTTTCGCTCACATGCACGCGTACAACTACGCCGCGTGCCTGAAGGCGTTGCCCGAGGCCGAATTCGCGGCTATCTGGGACGACAAGCCGCGCCGGGGCCGCGCCGCCGCCCGGAAGTTCGGTACGGCGTTCCTGGCCAAGCAGGAGAAATTCCTCGAAATGGACCTGGACGGCGTGATCATTTGTTCCGAGAATGTGAAGCACCGCGAGATGACCACGCGCGCCGCCGCCGCGGGCAAGTGGGTCCTTTGTGAAAAGCCGCTGGCCACGAACGTGGCCGATGCCCACGCCATGATCAAGGCCTGCGAAAAGGCCAGAGTCGGCCTCGGCACGGCGTTCCCCTGCCGTTTCGCGGCGTCCTTGCGCGTGGCCCACGACCGCATCGCCTCGGGCGAGTTCGGCGCCGTCTACGCCGTTTCCTGCACGAATAACGGCTCGAACCCCGGCGACTGGTTCGTCGATGAGGAGCTTTCTGGCGGCGGCGCCACGATGGACCACACCGTGCATGTCGCCGATTGGCTGCGGTGGACTTTGGGCAAGGAATTTCGCAAGGTGTACTGCGAGGCCGGAAACGTACTGCACGAGGGAGTCTTGGAAACGGACGATGTCGGCCTGCTCCAGCTGGAAATGGAGGGAGGCATCCAGGTCTCGCACGTGGCCAGTTGGAGCCGGCCGAGGAGTTACCCGACCTGGGGCGACGTAACCTTCGAGTTCATCTGTGAGAAGGGTGTCCTGAACGTGGACGCCTTCAACCAGCGCGTGGATGTCTACAGCGATGCCGCTATGAAGACGGAATGGGTTTCCTGGGGCACCAACGCCGACCTGGGACTCATCCGCGATTTTGTCCGGGCCATTATAGAGAAACGTCCGCCTGCCGCGACGGGTCTCGACGGGTTGCGCGCCACGGAAGTGACCGTAGCGGCGTATGAATCCCTGAAATCGGGGAATGTGGTCAAATTGCGGGCCTGAACCGGCGTGGCCGCGCCGGTGTCGGCAAAACGCCGGTCTCATGCGTTCAACAGAAGTGCTGGCAAGCATGTAACAAGGCGCGTTTCGGCCGGTAAGCTGGAAGGAAGCGTTCTAAAGAGCAGGATGGCGCCGGAACATGGAGTCAAAGCCGTGCGCGGGCCGCTTCGGCAAGCGGCAAAGGACATCACATGAAACACTTGAAGACCTTGTCAATATCGTGGGGTGAGCCTGAAATCACCATTGCGCAGATTCTGGCCGTGGTCGGGCAGATGATGTCCGTCGTGGGCGCGTCCCTGCTTTCCAAGGAAGCGGCGGCGGATGACGACCAGTAGTCGTGCATCCGGGCCGCACCGCGGCTGCACGGCTTGCTCTTCGGAACTTTTTCGCCGTCGGGGCGATTAGAATCGTAAGTCTGCATCGGATTGCGGATGCGCATGATCAGATAGATGCGAAGACGGCGCAAGCGCCCGCCGCGATTGAGGTTAGCCGTGTCTTCGCAGCTGGTCAGGCGGCGTCTGGATTCGTTGACTGGGGTTGCAGCCGGTGCTATACTGCGTCGTGACCCCGGTGACAATTGGCCGGTGCCTTGTTGACGGGAAGGACAAATATGAAACACGTCGTAACTATTTCGACGCATCCGAAGCGTGCTTCTCTGGGCGCGACACCCGGACAGGTGATCTCCGTGGTCGCACAGTTAATGACGGTTGTCGCAACGGCGTTGCTGGCCAAGGAGGGAGCTACGGGGTGACTCGCGCGGCCCCGAGCAGCACCATATATAGTGTCATTGTGGACAAGAGACCCATAATATAGTATCTAAGAAGCAATAGAGCCAAGCCGGGGATTTTCTCATGAAACATGTTTGCACGGTATCTAGAGCGCCGTACGCGGCCTCCGACCTGTGTACCAACCCGACCAGTGATTATCAGGTTAAACTGTGTTTCCTGGTCAGCATTTTGACGGACTTTTTCGTGCCGGTCCTGCAGATAAAGAACGAGGTGGGAGGGGACGACGAGACCCCCGCCTGATGGCAGTGGCCGCGCGAGCGGCTTGAGGAATGATTCGTATGATACGGTTACATCCGGTGACGCGCGCGCCGGCCAGCGCCTCTGAAATCCCGCCTGAAGTCAAGCTGACTTTTGCCATGAACCTTATCGAGATCAGTATCCCGTTGTTTCAGAACAAGAGTCCCGACAATCCGCTGCCGGACGGCGGGGATG is a window from the Candidatus Hydrogenedentota bacterium genome containing:
- a CDS encoding TIM barrel protein: MLRGVNQWAFPAGMPPEKAMSLAAEAGLEAFEICLGEDGPTPIAIAEDELVALRRHADKLNLRLGSIATGLGWTYPLTSPDPAIRERGKATVERMLRAAYAVGADAVLVVPGVVDGQTAYDEALERALDAIQDLAPLAEQLQVCIAVENVWNKFLLSPVEMRDFIDQFESPCVGAYVDVGNMLVYGYPEQWLRILGRRVCKVHMKDFRLPVADINGFVMLLEGDVNWPAVMAALRAIGYDGPLTAEYGPYEHGVEATLRHINIALEAILEL
- a CDS encoding Gfo/Idh/MocA family oxidoreductase, yielding MRKTKIGIMSFAHMHAYNYAACLKALPEAEFAAIWDDKPRRGRAAARKFGTAFLAKQEKFLEMDLDGVIICSENVKHREMTTRAAAAGKWVLCEKPLATNVADAHAMIKACEKARVGLGTAFPCRFAASLRVAHDRIASGEFGAVYAVSCTNNGSNPGDWFVDEELSGGGATMDHTVHVADWLRWTLGKEFRKVYCEAGNVLHEGVLETDDVGLLQLEMEGGIQVSHVASWSRPRSYPTWGDVTFEFICEKGVLNVDAFNQRVDVYSDAAMKTEWVSWGTNADLGLIRDFVRAIIEKRPPAATGLDGLRATEVTVAAYESLKSGNVVKLRA
- a CDS encoding Gfo/Idh/MocA family oxidoreductase, yielding MNLAIVGCGGIGRLHAEMATRAGLKIVACTDKDPDAAKALGRQYNASASTDMDGVIRRPDVDIVLVTTPTPRHSGAVTDAAKAGKHIFCEKPFASTVQQCRAAIAAAKKARVKLFVGHVVRYFHEFETIRAEIRAGKIGTPGFAKLYRGGFYPGGPTSWFRDYAQSGGVTFDCMIHDLDWVRYMFGEPERIFCQALRRSEPEKLDYSQVTMKMKNGMLALVIGTWAHPAGFQVKVEVCGSGGAIQFDSKVSSLSAMKREVKGAAPTMVVPSSAEDVSPYQLEWEDFIGWIEGKHEPRVTAEDAVRAVEIALAALKSADTGKPVEL
- a CDS encoding UvrD-helicase domain-containing protein produces the protein MPDDTAHLHGLNPRQREAVLQTEGPVLVLAGAGSGKTRVITQRIAHLLASGRGAPASILAVTFTNKAADEMRERVAKVVGQERAARITIATFHSFCVRVLREHADQVGYRRTFTIATESDGRILLRRVLEDADRGETFSPALFQAAISLHKNSGTALGKARPKAKQKVPATQEKYRQHLPDVFERYQSALRAANSLDFDDLLLMTLQLWREHPRILAAYQQRFHYVMVDEYQDTNRVQYELLRLLVEKHRNLFVVGDDDQSIYGWRGADVRNLLEFERDFPEATIVTLDQNYRSTVTILNAANAVIRHNVKRREKQLWSNLGEGRPIDWIVTGNEEDEARRSAAWLGHIRSRTKAPYASFAVLYRSNLQSRPFEVAFRQAGIPYVVVGGQEFFERAEVKDIVSYLKVAANPHDEAAFLRVVNMPRRGVGDATLHALHDLCRRERLSFGNGIAALLKRGLAPPQAQEGLRQFLGLVQHFRARFREGGGLRAIAEELVEATGYCAEIGRTCGNREQA
- a CDS encoding NAD(P)-dependent oxidoreductase; the protein is MRLLLTGAGGFVGGSVVAQAGPEWEAHALTRGGAPLERDNVRWHALDPLNFDALDRAVRGIAPDVIMHAAAIADIDFCEAHRDEALRVNVEWTRRMAALAVELGARFLYLSTDNAFDGEHGPYAEEDRPVPANFYGRTKVMGEEITSALAVPWVIARVSIVMGLPLGGAGNSFLSRMLAKWEKGEAVGVPPVEVRSPVDVVTLGRALLELAGNDFTGFIHLSGNDILNRCDLVRRIAKRLGYPEDWVVPNDPVLLPGRAPRPRDVSLSNAKARRALRTPMRGVEDGLDLILSMRG